The nucleotide sequence AGTTGCGCAGACAACTGCATTCTGAATATTGGGTTTTGCCTTTTATTTGGTTATATTGGTTGGCGAAGTTTGCAGGCTTTGTCTTCCCGAATCGAGCGGCGTTTGCCGCTCGGACTGTTTTATGATGTCAGAAAGCGATATGTTCAGAGAGAACGAAGAAAAAATAGAAACGATTATTAAAACATCGGATGTGGATGAGAGTCCTCGTCTGAGTGGTCTTCAGCGGTTAAGAGAATTGTGTTTTATTCTTGGTTTCCTGCTTTCTCTTTTATTATCTGTAGCCCTCTACAGCTTCGACCCGGCTGATCCCTCATGGTCGCAGACATCATGGAGCGGAGAAGTCCGCAATGCGGCCGGTACACTGGGTGCCTGGCTTGCAGATACCCTCTTCTTCACCTTCGGGCTTCTGGCATTCTTAATTCCGGTGATAACGGCAGTGATTACCTGGAATCTGTTCCGCAGGCGCGATGAAAATGACTCGATAGATTTTATGCTGTGGGGCACTCGCTTGCTGGGTGCAACACTACTTGTCCTGACCAGCTGCGGCCTTGCGGATATCAACTTTGATGATATCTGGTATTTCTCCTCTGGCGGTGTGGTTGGTGACGTACTCACCAGCTTTGCTCTGCCTTCCTTGAATGTTCTTGGAACCACAATTGCCTTTCTGTTTCTCTGGGGAGCCAGTATTACTCTGGTTACCGGCGTATCCTGGCTGACTCTGGTTGAATGGCTGGGTGAGAGTGCCATCCGTTTCTCTACCTGGCTGGTTAATCTGGCTCGCGGAAACCGTGAAGAGCTGCTGCAACCGGATATTCAGTCTGAGCTGCAAAGCGAGAAGGAATCACGCAGACACGATCTGGATAAAACCGTCGAGCATCACGAAGAAGAAAAACAGCCGGAGTCCCGCTATCAGATCCATATTCCTGCCGGAGCAACAGAAACACCTGTTTACGAAGAGGATCAGGAAGTTCAGCCGCACGGTGAAGAAGTCATTGAAGAGATGGACCCTGATACCAAACTGCATGCCACCATCGAAGAGCTGGAAATGGTGGCCAGTGAACAGCTTGATGAAAGTGCTCTGCATCATGAGGCTCAGATAAGTGTGGAACCGGAGCAACCGGAGTCTTTCCCTGAGGAAGAGCTACAGCCTGCCATCACAACAGATGCACTGGATAAGATCTATCAGGAAGAGAACGAAGCCCAGACTGAAGAGCCGGTAATTTCAGAGATTGAAACCATAGAGATCGAACAGGATGAAACGGCAGATGAACCAAAGCCTGATGCGGATGTAGAAGCATTTCAGAGCCTGGTGGAAGAAGCTCAGAAAAATATGGCGGCTCAGGAAAATCCGTTCCTGGTGAAAAAAGAGGCTAACCTGCCGGTGCCAACATCGCCTATGCCGACACTTGAGTTGCTGTATCACCCGGAAAAACGGGAAAACCATATCGATAAAGCAGCACTGGAAGAGATTGCCAGACTGGTTGAATCCAAGCTGGCGGATTATAAGATTAAAGCCGATGTGGTCGGGATTTTCCCCGGCCCGGTGATTACCCGTTTTGAGCTGGATCTGGCTCCGGGTGTAAAAGTCAGCCGCATCTCCAGCCTTTCCATGGACCTGGCTCGTTCGCTGTCTGCAATGGCAGTGCGTGTGGTGGAAGTGATCCCGGGCAAGCCGTATGTTGGTCTTGAGTTGCCGAATATGAGCCGCCAGACGGTATTCTTCTCTGATGTGGTAGGCAGCAAGATTTTCCAGGAAGCCAAGTCACCGACTACGGTTGTGATGGGGCAGGATATCGCTGGTGAAGCAGTTATTGCTGATATCGCCAAAATGCCGCATGTGCTGGTGGCGGGTACCACAGGCTCAGGTAAGTCTGTGGGCGTTAACGTGATGATCCTGAGTATGCTGTATAAAGCGAAGCCGGAAGATCTGCGCTTTATCATGATTGACCCTAAGATGCTTGAGCTATCCGTTTACGAGGGTATTCCTCACCTGCTTGCCGAAGTGGTAACGGATATGAAGGATGCATCAAATGCTCTTCGCTGGTGTGTCGGCGAGATGGAGCGACGCTACAAGCTTATGTCCGCTCTGGGTGTACGTAATGTTAAAGGGTTCAATGACAAACTG is from Vibrio sp. JC009 and encodes:
- a CDS encoding DNA translocase FtsK; protein product: MFRENEEKIETIIKTSDVDESPRLSGLQRLRELCFILGFLLSLLLSVALYSFDPADPSWSQTSWSGEVRNAAGTLGAWLADTLFFTFGLLAFLIPVITAVITWNLFRRRDENDSIDFMLWGTRLLGATLLVLTSCGLADINFDDIWYFSSGGVVGDVLTSFALPSLNVLGTTIAFLFLWGASITLVTGVSWLTLVEWLGESAIRFSTWLVNLARGNREELLQPDIQSELQSEKESRRHDLDKTVEHHEEEKQPESRYQIHIPAGATETPVYEEDQEVQPHGEEVIEEMDPDTKLHATIEELEMVASEQLDESALHHEAQISVEPEQPESFPEEELQPAITTDALDKIYQEENEAQTEEPVISEIETIEIEQDETADEPKPDADVEAFQSLVEEAQKNMAAQENPFLVKKEANLPVPTSPMPTLELLYHPEKRENHIDKAALEEIARLVESKLADYKIKADVVGIFPGPVITRFELDLAPGVKVSRISSLSMDLARSLSAMAVRVVEVIPGKPYVGLELPNMSRQTVFFSDVVGSKIFQEAKSPTTVVMGQDIAGEAVIADIAKMPHVLVAGTTGSGKSVGVNVMILSMLYKAKPEDLRFIMIDPKMLELSVYEGIPHLLAEVVTDMKDASNALRWCVGEMERRYKLMSALGVRNVKGFNDKLKMAADAGHPIHDPQWQEGDSMDQEPPLLEKLPYIVVVVDEFADLMMVVGKKVEELIARLAQKARAAGIHLILATQRPSVDVITGLIKANIPTRVAFTVSTKTDSRTILDQGGAESLLGMGDMLYLPPGSSHTIRVHGAFASDDDVHAVVNDWKARGKPQYIDEITSGEQSPETLLPGETMESDEDVDPLFDQVVEHVVETRRGSVSGVQRRFKIGYNRAARIVEQLEAQGIVSAPGHNGNREVLAPTPVKE